The nucleotide sequence TCGCGATCACATAAAGCCAACTCAAAAAACGTTGTGGTTCCTTGAGCATTGACAATTTTTGATAGGCTTTCAAAAAGGTGTCCTGCGTAATCTCCTCAGCGATGTGGAAATCTCCAATTTTCCGCCACGCAAGGGCGTGAACCGGCTTTTGGTACTTTCTCACAAGCACGGAGAACGCAGTATCATCGCCTGCGAGGACGCGTTGGATGAGTTGAGCATCGTCGTTTTTCATCAGTTATCCCATGGGAAAGGAATGTTCATCATTTCGGATTAATACCAGTGACGCGCCTTAAGGGGCAAACTGGTGCATAATTCCGCAAGCCGAACTCACATGAGNNNNNNNNNNNNNNNNNNNNNNNNNNNNNNNNNNNNNNNNNNNNNNNNNNNNNNNNNNNNNNNNNNAAAATATACATAGAATAGCCTGCAAAACAGACAGAATCGCGCGTATCTCTTTGCAACGTTCAAAACGGAAAGGAAATAATTCATGATTCAGACAGCTTACAAGGAAACGTATCGTCCACAGTTCCATTTTACACCGAAAACTAACTGGACCAATGACCCGAACGGGTTAATCCACTACAAAGGCGAATATCACCTCTTCTTTCAACACAACCCATCCGGCATCAATTGGGGCAATATGACGTGGGGACACGCTGTCAGTCAAGACCTCGTTCATTGGAAGCAACTGCCGCACGCCATCCATCCTGA is from Candidatus Poribacteria bacterium and encodes:
- a CDS encoding sigma-70 family RNA polymerase sigma factor; this encodes MKNDDAQLIQRVLAGDDTAFSVLVRKYQKPVHALAWRKIGDFHIAEEITQDTFLKAYQKLSMLKEPQRFLSWLYVIA